In Zea mays cultivar B73 chromosome 7, Zm-B73-REFERENCE-NAM-5.0, whole genome shotgun sequence, the following proteins share a genomic window:
- the LOC111589780 gene encoding nascent polypeptide-associated complex subunit alpha, muscle-specific form-like, which yields MDCSSSTLLSMARASFFRAAEAPPHGAPTPCYIFSQPPLTLPRQPKQGPSSPWRPSPLLPAVTPRIFSSREPLPMGATPLQFPLAGAQKSQQHAPSPRALSARRNAAASSGHEIPSVLLASARSAQSRPKASRGCLDSPTLRRRSARFDRLRVSLRRICAAPTSTPFTPARNPVFCVEKASRSTLVDVRSYAHIESPTFLQTPIGFVYGPRDGDRARDMVPTTRCSWWTT from the exons ATGGATTGCAGCAGCTCGACCCTCCTCTCCATGGCGCGAGCTTCATTTTTCAGAGCCGCCGAAGCTCCTCCTCATGGCGCCCCCACTCCCTGCTACATCTTCTCTCAGCCTCCTCTCACCCTCCCAAGACAGCCAAAGCAGGGGCCTTCTTCCCCATGGAGGCCGAGCCCCCTGCTCCCAGCCGTGACGCCCAGAATTTTTTCCAGCAGAGAGCCTCTTCCCATGGGCGCCACCCCCCTGCAATTTCCCCTTGCCGGCGCCCAGAAATCGCAGCAGCATGCTCCTTCGCCTCGCGCGTTGAGTGCTCGACGAAATGCCGCAGCGAGCAGCGGTCATGAGATCCCCTCTGTGTTGCTTGCATCGGCCCGATCTGCGCAGTCCCGACCCAAGGCGTCGCGTGGGTGTTTGGACAGCCCCACACTACGTCGTCGATCTGCGCGGTTCGACCGTCTACGCGTCTCACTTCGCCGGATCTGCGCAGCCCCAACATCGACGCCGTTCACCCCG GCGAGGAACCCCGTGTTTTGCGTGGAGAAGGCAAGCCGCTCAACGCTCGTCGACGTGCGGAGCTATGCACACATCGAATCGCCAACGTTCTTACAAacaccgattgggtttgtttatg